The Bacillota bacterium region TCACCTGGAACGGGCCCGTGAACTGGCTCGCTCCCTGAAGGAAGAGGCCCTGCAGGCACTGAGATGCCTGCCCCCCGCACGGGTTACCGCGCTCCTCGGGGAAGCGGCCGAATTCGTGGTTGAGCGGAGGTTTTAGGAAGATGGGTAACAGGTCTCCCGACCTGCGCATCCCGGAAGCCGCCATCAGGCGGCTCCCCGTGTACCTGAGGGTGCTGGAGGAACTGGCAGAAGACGGGGTGGACGTGGTTTCTTCAGCCGATCTGGCCGCCCGGGTGGGCGTCACTCCGGAACAAATCCGCAAGGACCTGGCCTACTTCGGGGCTTTCGGTACCCGGGGGGTCGGGTACGATCCCGTTCTGCTGGGGCGCAAACTCAAGCGCATCCTGGGCCTGACCGCCGAGGTGCCGGTAGCCCTGGTGGGGGCGGGCAACCTGGGAACGGCCCTGGCCCGGCATAACCTGGCCCGGCACAAGGAAGTTCGTATCACCGCCATTTTCGACCGGGACTGGGATAAGGTGGGTAAGTCCATAGCCGGCGTGGAAATTCTCCCTCTGGAGGATATGGAGAAGGAAATCCGGGCGCAGGGCATCAAGATGGCCATCATCGCCGTCCCCCCTGGCGAGGCCCAGGCGGTGGCGGATCGGCTCATGGACGCCGGGATAGAGGCCATCCTGAATTTCTCTCCGGCCAAGCTGCAGGCCCGGCCGGGCACGTATATCCAGAACATCGACCTGATGACCGAACTGCAGGCGCTGGCTTACTACACCACCCTGCGCGACGCAGGGGAAGGGTGAGGGGTATTGGCATCTCCCCTGTGGCTGGTGTCGGCTTCCTGGGTAGACTGGCTGCGCTACCTGGTGGACATCGCCGCCGTCGCCGTCATCTTTTACTGGGGGTTCCGCCTGGTGCGGGGCACCCGGGCAGTCCAGCTCATCAAAGGCATGGTGGTACTGTTCGTGGCAGGAGCTGTTTCTGACTGGTTGGAACTGACCACCCTCAAGTGGCTGTTCGACCAGGCGCAGATCGCTCTGCTGGTAGCCCTGCCCGTGGTGTTCCAGCCCGAGTTGCGCCGGGCCCTGGAGCAACTGGGCCGGGGCAGCATTTTCGGGCGCGACTGGTTCGTGCACTCGTACAGCAGCCGGGCTCTGGATGAAGTGGCCAAAGCGGTGGGGGTGCTCTCCCGGGAGAAAGTGGGTGCCCTCATCGTGCTCGAGCGAGCCACCCGGCTGGGGGAATACGTGGAGACGGGCATCCGCCTCGACGCCGCGGTGTCGTCGGAGTTGCTGGTGAACGTCTTCATCCCGAACACTCCCCTGCACGACGGGGCGGTGATTGTTTCCGGCGACCGGGTGCTGGCGGCTGCGTGCTTCCTGCCCCTGGCGGAGGCCACTCGCCTGGGGACGGAACTGGGGGCGCGTCACCGGGCGGCGGTGGGGATCAGCGAGCGCTCCGACGCGGTGGCGGTGGTGGTGTCGGAGGAAACCGGGCAGGTGGCGGTGGCCGCGGAAGGGAAGCTGGTGCGGAACGTGGATCCCGCCGGCCTGCGCGAGATGCTGGATGCGTTTTTCCCGTCTGAGCCGCGCTTCTTGCGCCGTCCCTGACCGGGCGCTGACCCGAGGTGCTGGTGGTGAACAGCATCGATCGCTGGCTGGAAAAAGACGTGACCTTGAAGATCCTGGCGGTGGTGCTCGCTCTCCTCCTCTGGGTACGGGTGGGTTCCGGGCAGAGTCCGGCGGTTTCCGTGACCCTGTCCGGGGTGACTCTGCGTGCCACCGGGGTGCCGGGCGAGCTGGCGGTGGCGGAGATCCGCCCGCAAAGGGTGGACGTCACCGTGCGCGCCCCCCGCACCATGCTCGACCGCCTGGACCCCGATGCCCTGCGAGCCGAAGTTGACCTCACCGGGGCGGGGGCGGGGCAGTTTTCCCTGCCCGTGACAGTCAAGGTTCCCCGGGGGGTGCAGATAGTCGAGGTATCCCCCACCTATGCCCGGGTCACGGTGGACTACCTGGCAGAACGCCGGGTACCCGTGCAGGTGCACGTGGTGGGCGTGGTGGGCGAGGACTACCGGGTAGAGTCCCCCCTGCCCAGCCCCGCAGAAGTACTGGCCTGCGGTCCCCGGGGGCAGGTGCTGCAGGTGCGTTACGCCCTGGGCGAGGTTGACGTGACGGGAGCCACTGCCGACTTTTCTCGCACGGTGAGCCTGCGGCCTGTGGACGCCCAGGGTCGGGAAATCACCGGGGTGGCGCTGAAGCCGGCCGGGGTG contains the following coding sequences:
- a CDS encoding redox-sensing transcriptional repressor Rex, which codes for MGNRSPDLRIPEAAIRRLPVYLRVLEELAEDGVDVVSSADLAARVGVTPEQIRKDLAYFGAFGTRGVGYDPVLLGRKLKRILGLTAEVPVALVGAGNLGTALARHNLARHKEVRITAIFDRDWDKVGKSIAGVEILPLEDMEKEIRAQGIKMAIIAVPPGEAQAVADRLMDAGIEAILNFSPAKLQARPGTYIQNIDLMTELQALAYYTTLRDAGEG
- the cdaA gene encoding diadenylate cyclase CdaA is translated as MASPLWLVSASWVDWLRYLVDIAAVAVIFYWGFRLVRGTRAVQLIKGMVVLFVAGAVSDWLELTTLKWLFDQAQIALLVALPVVFQPELRRALEQLGRGSIFGRDWFVHSYSSRALDEVAKAVGVLSREKVGALIVLERATRLGEYVETGIRLDAAVSSELLVNVFIPNTPLHDGAVIVSGDRVLAAACFLPLAEATRLGTELGARHRAAVGISERSDAVAVVVSEETGQVAVAAEGKLVRNVDPAGLREMLDAFFPSEPRFLRRP
- a CDS encoding CdaR family protein, with the protein product MNSIDRWLEKDVTLKILAVVLALLLWVRVGSGQSPAVSVTLSGVTLRATGVPGELAVAEIRPQRVDVTVRAPRTMLDRLDPDALRAEVDLTGAGAGQFSLPVTVKVPRGVQIVEVSPTYARVTVDYLAERRVPVQVHVVGVVGEDYRVESPLPSPAEVLACGPRGQVLQVRYALGEVDVTGATADFSRTVSLRPVDAQGREITGVALKPAGVDVRFSLVRLPPAKEVPVQADIQGQPPLGYRLREVVVSPSRIRVRAPQERLDALEWVSTRPVSLEGLSGDTEREVAVALPAGVVMADPPTVLVYLQIVEDVGDKEFPGLGVAVRNLPQGMTASCQPAQVKVTVRARKDLLEGLSPKAWVDGSGEAGERRVTVQVEVPPGVEIMGVDPAEVTLTTTR